The sequence ACAGAGTCTGTTGCCCTCTGGCCTCAGACCGCCAAAAGACCTAATTTCAACTAAAAGTTTGACAATGCCTAGGATCAGTAGTTATAGCGAAACTTTGGCCGTCTATTAACTTCAGAGTTCGAAGTAGCCTAGACCTTGGTCATCAAGGCTGCCGCTAACCAGCGCTCGATCCAGATAGCGATTAAACCTCTCGCACGCCGTCTCCGGTACGAGCGCACAATTATGGCAGGCGGCGAGGTTGCATGACTCTGGCCCCTGCCCTCCACTCGATCCCATTTCCATACATACGGGATCCGCCGAGCACCAGCTCGCAGCATCGAGCGCCCTCTGTATAACCGGCTCAAGGTAGCCGCTTTTTCCCATTCTGACCAGCCCTCCCATTGTTCCCTCAGCGTCACCGGCGGCGGTGTAGATCAATATGCCCGCCATTGGCCCCGAAGGATTTGCCGAGACAAACAGCCGCTCGCGAAGTGAGGCCGAGCTGTATCCACATTCGAATGTGAGGCGGTTCATCAAAAGGTGCGCCAGCGTGTGGAGTAACACATAGCGTGGAGAGACGGGGCGCGGGGGCAGCCCCTTTGCGGACCGTGTTTGCTGGTCTCGTTGCGCCAGGGAAGCAATTCGCTCTACTACTCGATTCCCAAGCTCCCATTTTTGCAACCGGCCTTCATCCAACTCGAGGAAGATGCCCTCACCAAAAACGATATAGGCCGGCAGCCACGAGTTCTCATATTGCGGCGCGTTCTTCCACATAAGTGTTTTAAGTCGATCTAAGCCGTCGCTCGTTTCTGCAACCACGCGAGTGAAACCAGCAAGGGCGCGAGTCTCGCGCAACTTGTGAACAAGCATCACGCGCGAGAAATGGCGTGTGACGACCGGCCCATATTTGCTCAAATCCGCTGCCTCAATCATGAGTTGAGGTTCGCGACGCGGCGTCCTCAGCACCTCAAACTCTGCCCGCAGAAAAGCGGTCTGGTAATCATCACCAGGCACTCCGGCATCACCGTCATCATCTTCACCACTTGAGGTAACAATCTCCAGCGCTTCCCTGATCTGCCCGTCGGTGTAAAGTGCGAACGCGTCCGGATACCTCTTACGTAAAACTGCGGGTTCGACACTGTAGCCCGAGTCAATTAGAAAACTGATATTGGTAGAAAGTGGCGGTTCTTCAAGCAAACCCACTAAGGCTGGCGGAACGGAGTTGGTGCCGCGAGGAAGGTAGATCGCGCTCCGCATCTGCGCAAAATAGACATTCGATGCGCTGCGAAGTGAGCCGCGCAGGTGTTCGCCGCAAGGCTCGCTGGAATCATCGCCGAGCCACGGCCTCCTGCCCTGGCACAGATACAACTCGCGGCTCTCATCGAGGTTTCTGCTGAGGAAAGAGCCGTCCGTTCCAGCAGTAGTGATTGAGGCCAGCGAACGCTCTTTCCCACAATCACACACGATCTTCTGTGCAGCTAGTGAAGCCCCACCTGTGGACACAAGCCTCATTGGCATTTGGCAACTTGGGCTTGCGGTCTTGTGCACCCACTCGCGCCACGGGAAATCTTGAAGATGGCCACGATCACAGATCGCGACAAACGGAACCTGCAAGACATATCTTGTCTTGCGCTTCGCCATACAAGCGTCGCACTTCTTCCTTTCGCGCATACTCAACGGGAGTTCGTAAAGTCTCTTGCACCCGCGTGAAGGGCAGAAGTGCCATTGCGGGAATCGCAGGAACGGTACCGTTAGCATGTAGTTGAATGGCTTTTCCCCCTGTGGCGCATTATTCCTGTAATCGGGCGGGAGCCGGAAATGGCTGACCTTCAACTGGCGCTGGAGGCGCCACTCTTCAACTTGATACTCTTCAATGTCTATAGGCTTACTCGGGTCAGAACCGCCTTCACGCTTGTACCAGTGGTCGAGTCCCCCGCATACCACCGATGTGCCGTCGCGCACCACAACCATCGCTCCGACGCCAAACGGGGCGATAAGTTGGGCACGCCTGATTGGTCCTTTACGCGACATTCCCTTCCTCCTCGCTCAAGAACAGTTGAGTGATTTCAACCTGGCACTCGGCGTCCACATCGCGCATGGAGCGCGGTGTGGACCATGATATCTTCGCCGCCGCCCTATTTACGTACTCGCCTGCCGCTCGCAGCAGCGGTATATCCTGGGCTTCGAAGCTGCCGGTCCATCGCGTCCGCTTCCACCGCTCCCATTCGAGAGCGCGCTCGTCGAAGACGCGCTCAAAATTCGCTTCCTCAGCCTCGTCCACTGCGCGTACTCTCGGCAAAATAATTGCGCGTAGCCCTTCGATTAAAGCTCCAGGATACGGGTACGGGTCGTTCGCCACCTTGTCATTGCCGGCCTGCCGCGCAAAAGCGGTAATGACCGCGTGCAGCGCCCGGTCGAGGACCGGCGGTGAGAATGGCGTGACGCTCGTCGGCTCGACCTGCGCGTACAAGCGCTCGTGGTAGCTCCGGAACTTTTCAAAGTGTGAGCGATCACGCGGCTTGGATGCACTGTAGATCGTTACGACGAGGCCTGGCCTTTCTGTCCAAAGGCGCCCAACGCGTCCTGTCACCTGAATGTACTGCGAGGTCGTCTTCGGCTGGCCGACAACGGCCATCAGCGACAATCTATCAATGTCCACACCCACTTCGATGATGTTACTGGCGAGGCAAACATCCACCGGCTCCGCCGTGTCATTCGTGCAGGTGACCTCGAGCGCCGAAATTGCTTTCGGCACCTCGTCGCTCCGCAAGCGGCCGGTTAACTCCCACATGTTCCATAAGGATCGTAAGTCTGCAAAACTGAGACCACTTCGTTGTTGCAGCACGCCGAAGTAATCAGGGATGTCCGACTGGAAGAGCGATAGCGTCGTACCTAACTCCCTTAGGCTGTTGAAAAACAACAGGAGCGTCCACCACGGGTCTCGCTCTTCTTTGCCAAGTGGCACTGGGGCTTGAAGGAGCGAAGTAAAAGTGCGGACCTGAACCGTCTGTAACGAGCCAAGGCCCGGGGCATGCACGCCCAAGTAAACGCGCCCGCGCATCAACTTGTTCTCATCATCCCGAGCGTAGCGCGCGAAGAAAGAATCACCCGCTTCAAGTCCTGGCGGCGGGAACAAGGTAACGTTTTCGCGGGCATATAACGCCCTGACCTGCTCGCGGTAGCGCCGGATCGTCGCAGTAGAACTAACGATCTTTGGCGGCACGGGCCAGCCGAGGCGGCGATCGGTGCAGAGTTCTTCGATAACCGTTTCGTAAAGCCCAACGAGTGAGCCAAGCGGTCCTGATATCAAATGGAGCTCATCCTGAATAATCAATCCGGGGGGCGAAGCGTCCCGTTCGCCGCCGGCGGCAAGCCCAAACAGGGCGCGCGCATCAGGCCGCCAGGCCAGCATCGCGAACTTATCAACGGTTCCTATCACGAGCGACGGGCGGAACTCATATATGTCTTCGTCAATCACATAAACAGGGAGGCCTGAATTGAACTCGCACTCTCGGTCTGGGCACTTGAAAATTACAGTCTCACCGCTCAGCTCGTATCCAATCACCCTTGGTGCACCCTGGGGCCTTCTGTTTGGATATTCAAGTTGGCCAAGCTGGGCGCGGCACCACGGGCAGCGGCCAAGAAGGAAGAGGTTTTCCGTATAGCGGGTCCCGCGCTGTAGGCTCGCCAGCGTTTGACGCGCCTGCTCTCTCGTGTTCGGCGTGGTGCTGCCGCCCAGCCAGATGCCGATTGAGATCTCTTTCTTGCCAAGGTTCGCTTCATCCCGCCTGCGTAGAAACTCCATCGCGCAGAGCAGCCCGGAGGCTCTTTGAAATTGCTGCGCTGTCAACAATCGAAGCGTGTAACGCATTAGCGCATGGACCCCGGTGTCATCCGGATCCTTGAGGCGCCGGATGAATATGGAAAAGGCAGCCAACCCCAAATATGCTTCAGTCTTTCCGCCGCCCGTC comes from Acidobacteriota bacterium and encodes:
- a CDS encoding DUF1998 domain-containing protein is translated as MSRKGPIRRAQLIAPFGVGAMVVVRDGTSVVCGGLDHWYKREGGSDPSKPIDIEEYQVEEWRLQRQLKVSHFRLPPDYRNNAPQGEKPFNYMLTVPFLRFPQWHFCPSRGCKRLYELPLSMRERKKCDACMAKRKTRYVLQVPFVAICDRGHLQDFPWREWVHKTASPSCQMPMRLVSTGGASLAAQKIVCDCGKERSLASITTAGTDGSFLSRNLDESRELYLCQGRRPWLGDDSSEPCGEHLRGSLRSASNVYFAQMRSAIYLPRGTNSVPPALVGLLEEPPLSTNISFLIDSGYSVEPAVLRKRYPDAFALYTDGQIREALEIVTSSGEDDDGDAGVPGDDYQTAFLRAEFEVLRTPRREPQLMIEAADLSKYGPVVTRHFSRVMLVHKLRETRALAGFTRVVAETSDGLDRLKTLMWKNAPQYENSWLPAYIVFGEGIFLELDEGRLQKWELGNRVVERIASLAQRDQQTRSAKGLPPRPVSPRYVLLHTLAHLLMNRLTFECGYSSASLRERLFVSANPSGPMAGILIYTAAGDAEGTMGGLVRMGKSGYLEPVIQRALDAASWCSADPVCMEMGSSGGQGPESCNLAACHNCALVPETACERFNRYLDRALVSGSLDDQGLGYFEL
- a CDS encoding helicase; its protein translation is MPEPDHVANRDFIIGVVREELVGPSPQGKEIDCSGSIVFNEVSESYGPWRQKDSGEEILLRDSPTKRYGIGVLFPLKTLSDSDETAMLGSDTPTGAGANDEEQASASELPGEERLNDVVEGLKEKIGKKSDVSFGAGVDDFALSSANAYKPSSMAVSFVAEFLEGSELVVEASGGRYLGKEVQVAGQSRTWWLRRPVTIKARFDGRAIRSAMNAMVQPVERPEATNMEGLDLRIELFSRPSGTGNNRLLTVCLINRTPAGVSANNLSLFQAHFKAKIVKAGDSHQGEPFILPYPVRLRDRMNNFMDAEEDSIALLYRDRETFAVGHGCAANWGMSEGAGRAVWVSGEALPQVETPSITSDVRRTDKSLVEVSMATLAGLTPGDDGFDALSEVIELYRQWIKEKEDEIPSLDPGYQATARQHLDDCRECARRMLDGLAYLQRDKMALKAFRLANHAILLQQVRSRREPRRALYNSNARRIDFSDTYQNPSDLTSSKGRGKWRAFQIAFLLMSIQSAAEPDSPDRRNVELIWFPTGGGKTEAYLGLAAFSIFIRRLKDPDDTGVHALMRYTLRLLTAQQFQRASGLLCAMEFLRRRDEANLGKKEISIGIWLGGSTTPNTREQARQTLASLQRGTRYTENLFLLGRCPWCRAQLGQLEYPNRRPQGAPRVIGYELSGETVIFKCPDRECEFNSGLPVYVIDEDIYEFRPSLVIGTVDKFAMLAWRPDARALFGLAAGGERDASPPGLIIQDELHLISGPLGSLVGLYETVIEELCTDRRLGWPVPPKIVSSTATIRRYREQVRALYARENVTLFPPPGLEAGDSFFARYARDDENKLMRGRVYLGVHAPGLGSLQTVQVRTFTSLLQAPVPLGKEERDPWWTLLLFFNSLRELGTTLSLFQSDIPDYFGVLQQRSGLSFADLRSLWNMWELTGRLRSDEVPKAISALEVTCTNDTAEPVDVCLASNIIEVGVDIDRLSLMAVVGQPKTTSQYIQVTGRVGRLWTERPGLVVTIYSASKPRDRSHFEKFRSYHERLYAQVEPTSVTPFSPPVLDRALHAVITAFARQAGNDKVANDPYPYPGALIEGLRAIILPRVRAVDEAEEANFERVFDERALEWERWKRTRWTGSFEAQDIPLLRAAGEYVNRAAAKISWSTPRSMRDVDAECQVEITQLFLSEEEGNVA